A genomic segment from Luteolibacter ambystomatis encodes:
- the rsmD gene encoding 16S rRNA (guanine(966)-N(2))-methyltransferase RsmD has product MRIIAGKAGRLAIKVPSAVARPTTDFVRQAIFSILGEKVDGARVLDLFAGSGAIGLEALSRGAVSCVFVDEHRQAVSVIGENLAKAKLDGGRVVKSEVGSFLRSDSCQYDLIFADPPYYKNYGDRDHVKELLAHPALPGRLAADGWLVVEISASQKSPLAEGWELKDRREYGGCAILLYAVRAAA; this is encoded by the coding sequence GTGCGCATCATCGCAGGCAAAGCGGGCCGTCTGGCCATCAAGGTTCCATCGGCGGTAGCCCGGCCCACCACCGACTTCGTTCGCCAGGCGATCTTTTCGATCCTCGGCGAAAAAGTGGATGGGGCCCGTGTGCTCGATCTCTTCGCCGGATCAGGGGCCATCGGCTTGGAGGCCCTCAGCCGCGGAGCGGTTTCCTGTGTGTTTGTGGATGAACACCGCCAGGCGGTTTCCGTGATCGGCGAAAATCTTGCCAAGGCGAAGCTGGACGGCGGCCGCGTAGTGAAATCGGAGGTCGGTTCATTCCTACGCTCCGACTCCTGCCAATACGACCTCATCTTTGCCGATCCTCCTTACTACAAGAACTATGGTGACCGCGACCACGTGAAGGAGTTGCTCGCCCACCCGGCTCTTCCCGGCCGGTTGGCCGCGGATGGCTGGCTCGTCGTTGAAATCTCTGCCTCTCAGAAATCTCCGCTGGCGGAGGGATGGGAACTCAAGGACCGGCGGGAATACGGCGGATGCGCCATCCTGCTTTACGCCGTCCGTGCAGCCGCCTAG
- a CDS encoding 3-deoxy-D-manno-octulosonic acid transferase translates to MALYRLLLPVLFVAAFPGWLVKMARRGGFGSGLRERLSIYRAPIDYEPCGAVHLHAVSVGETLLALKLLREWRRAVPDQKFVLATGTATGHAVANEAGMEDVRIVYAPLDFRWMVRRYLKRFEPAQIVLVEGEAWPHLLLLSKRAGIPVRLVNARMSPRSQRRYRKFAEWIRPVFSQLDRVGVQESADAAIWQDLGVPAANVRVMGSLKFDPGTGAHPAKREEFTAMLADFGASRPIVLAASTHAGEEAMIATAIRGAAPGALPVIVPRHAERRAEVKAQLIAAGFEVVLRSQFSAPVDASAACLVVDSTGELRDWTAHADVVVIGKSFLGTGGQNPCEGVLAGRPVVFGPHMENFEPLATDLTRSGGCLRVSDGNSLPDTLRRALHPDTSLRDGVVAARSVLLRHEGSTARTVELLRS, encoded by the coding sequence ATGGCACTTTACCGGCTGTTGTTGCCGGTGCTGTTCGTGGCCGCGTTCCCGGGGTGGCTCGTGAAGATGGCCCGCCGCGGCGGCTTCGGCAGCGGCCTGCGGGAGCGCCTTTCCATCTATCGCGCACCCATCGACTACGAACCATGCGGCGCGGTGCATCTCCATGCGGTAAGCGTGGGCGAAACGCTGCTGGCCTTGAAACTGTTGCGCGAGTGGCGCCGTGCCGTGCCGGATCAGAAATTCGTCCTAGCCACCGGCACCGCCACCGGACACGCCGTCGCGAACGAAGCTGGCATGGAGGACGTCCGTATCGTCTATGCACCGCTCGATTTCCGCTGGATGGTGCGCCGCTATCTGAAGCGTTTCGAACCTGCACAAATCGTGCTCGTCGAAGGTGAGGCATGGCCGCATCTGCTGCTGCTGTCCAAACGCGCGGGTATTCCGGTGCGACTGGTCAATGCCCGCATGTCACCGCGTTCGCAGCGACGCTATCGGAAATTCGCGGAGTGGATCCGGCCGGTTTTCTCGCAGCTCGATCGCGTGGGCGTTCAGGAATCCGCGGATGCCGCCATCTGGCAGGATCTGGGTGTTCCGGCCGCGAATGTCCGGGTCATGGGCAGCTTGAAGTTCGATCCGGGTACCGGCGCACATCCCGCGAAGCGCGAAGAGTTCACCGCGATGTTGGCGGATTTCGGAGCATCCCGCCCGATAGTTCTCGCCGCCAGCACACACGCGGGAGAGGAGGCCATGATCGCCACCGCCATTCGCGGGGCCGCTCCTGGAGCGCTTCCTGTCATCGTGCCGCGCCATGCTGAACGCCGTGCGGAAGTGAAAGCACAACTCATCGCCGCGGGCTTCGAAGTGGTGCTGCGTTCCCAATTCTCCGCGCCTGTGGACGCTTCGGCAGCCTGTCTGGTGGTGGATTCCACCGGCGAACTCCGCGACTGGACGGCTCATGCGGACGTGGTCGTCATCGGCAAAAGTTTCCTCGGCACGGGTGGGCAGAATCCGTGCGAGGGCGTGCTTGCGGGCAGGCCGGTGGTTTTCGGCCCGCACATGGAGAACTTCGAACCACTGGCTACCGATCTCACCCGTTCAGGTGGTTGTCTGCGGGTATCAGACGGGAACAGCCTCCCGGACACCTTGCGTCGGGCCTTGCATCCGGATACCTCCCTCCGGGATGGAGTGGTGGCGGCCCGCTCGGTGCTGCTGCGGCATGAAGGCTCCACGGCGCGCACCGTGGAGTTGCTCCGAAGCTGA
- a CDS encoding Pycsar system effector family protein, protein MPDWFPIMEPGTHKQRGFDNAVATFLRTVQNHHVSLSQMADQKANVLIGASFVVLSILFHEVSQRGFNLILGLLSATCFTACFFAALAIFPRSGKGNSHPNRLFFGTFAQGTSEEFHQSINAILSSDQETIHAMAEDIYQLGCVLHHHKYRYLRYAYRTFLCGLSITAATAVVMYL, encoded by the coding sequence GTGCCAGATTGGTTCCCGATCATGGAACCCGGCACCCATAAACAGCGCGGATTCGACAACGCGGTCGCGACCTTTCTCCGCACCGTCCAGAACCATCATGTCTCACTGAGCCAGATGGCGGACCAGAAGGCGAACGTGCTCATCGGCGCATCGTTCGTGGTCCTCTCGATCCTTTTCCACGAGGTTTCACAGCGGGGTTTCAACCTGATCCTGGGGTTGCTTTCCGCCACCTGTTTCACGGCGTGCTTTTTCGCCGCGCTGGCCATCTTCCCCCGCTCCGGGAAAGGGAACAGCCATCCGAACCGGCTGTTCTTCGGCACCTTCGCCCAAGGAACGAGCGAGGAGTTCCACCAATCGATCAACGCCATCCTCTCATCGGATCAGGAAACGATCCATGCCATGGCGGAGGACATCTATCAGCTCGGCTGCGTCCTCCATCACCACAAGTACCGCTACCTGCGATACGCCTACCGCACGTTCCTCTGCGGACTTTCCATTACCGCCGCAACCGCCGTGGTGATGTATTTGTGA
- a CDS encoding YlbF family regulator, protein MSILSEDSSVISKTKDLCAQIVAEPRFKELQGRVERFLDDDAARLQYQSVHERGEELHHKQHAGVELGAAEIREFEAARDALFKNEIARGFLEAQRELESIQQTIGKYIGMTLELGRVPEAEDFAEAEDGCCGGNGGCGCH, encoded by the coding sequence ATGTCGATTCTTTCCGAAGACTCCTCCGTCATCTCCAAGACCAAGGACCTGTGCGCCCAGATCGTGGCCGAGCCGCGCTTCAAGGAGCTCCAGGGCCGGGTCGAGCGCTTCCTCGATGACGATGCCGCCCGTCTCCAATACCAGAGCGTGCACGAGCGCGGAGAGGAACTGCATCACAAGCAGCATGCCGGAGTGGAACTCGGTGCCGCGGAGATCCGCGAGTTCGAAGCCGCCCGCGATGCCCTCTTCAAGAATGAGATCGCCCGCGGTTTCCTGGAAGCCCAGCGCGAACTGGAGTCGATCCAGCAGACCATCGGCAAATACATCGGTATGACTCTCGAACTCGGCCGCGTGCCGGAGGCCGAAGACTTCGCCGAAGCTGAAGATGGCTGCTGCGGTGGCAACGGTGGCTGCGGCTGCCACTAA
- a CDS encoding alpha/beta hydrolase has product MIKFIRRAAITSTLLLLVAFGGLAVWGSDRLLHPNRRPLQDYHREILSQPSEFGLRVQPYTGPSGTPCLLVTPSPDPGTANKGRIVREELMKRGVTPGRWGDTRGTIVLLHGYCGRKEDNLPIAERFCAAGFRCILPDLPGHGDNPSPTATFGKHETALAGDLVADAAQRFSFPAAPAALFGISQGGAIALQAAGKCDGHWSAVATVAAFSSLSQPVERAATAIPKLAVIAPFASEACSCGVYFREGFTPADIRPVDAATRITIPAFIVHGDQDTFIPISAGRAIYDAIPGNRKTFREVRGGGHGNVLSTGSHALYADLCRFYITSMLGDGKTSRAGIKGR; this is encoded by the coding sequence ATGATCAAGTTCATCCGACGCGCCGCCATCACCTCCACCCTTCTGTTGCTGGTGGCTTTCGGTGGATTGGCGGTCTGGGGTTCCGACCGGCTGCTGCATCCGAACCGGCGCCCCTTGCAGGACTACCACCGGGAAATTCTCAGCCAGCCTTCCGAGTTCGGCCTGCGCGTCCAACCTTACACCGGTCCGTCCGGCACTCCCTGCCTGTTGGTCACTCCTTCACCGGATCCCGGCACGGCGAACAAGGGGCGGATCGTTCGCGAGGAGCTGATGAAACGCGGCGTCACCCCCGGTCGATGGGGTGATACCCGTGGCACGATCGTCCTGCTCCACGGCTATTGCGGCCGGAAGGAAGACAACCTGCCCATCGCCGAGCGCTTCTGCGCCGCCGGATTCCGCTGCATCCTGCCGGATTTGCCAGGACATGGAGACAACCCCTCGCCCACCGCCACCTTTGGCAAACATGAAACCGCGCTGGCCGGCGACCTCGTCGCTGATGCCGCGCAACGGTTTTCATTCCCGGCTGCTCCTGCCGCGTTGTTCGGCATTTCCCAAGGCGGAGCCATCGCCTTGCAGGCTGCCGGAAAATGCGATGGCCATTGGTCGGCGGTGGCCACGGTGGCGGCCTTCTCGTCTTTGAGCCAACCGGTAGAGCGGGCGGCGACAGCCATTCCGAAACTGGCCGTCATCGCTCCGTTCGCCTCGGAGGCCTGCTCCTGCGGCGTGTATTTCAGGGAAGGTTTCACTCCAGCCGACATCCGGCCGGTCGATGCCGCCACCCGCATCACCATCCCCGCGTTCATCGTCCACGGGGACCAGGATACCTTTATCCCGATCTCCGCCGGACGGGCCATCTATGATGCCATCCCGGGCAACCGCAAAACATTCCGGGAGGTTCGTGGCGGCGGCCATGGCAACGTGCTTTCCACCGGCTCCCATGCGTTGTATGCGGATCTCTGCCGCTTCTACATCACCTCCATGTTAGGGGATGGTAAAACCTCCCGGGCGGGCATTAAGGGAAGGTAA
- a CDS encoding cytochrome-c peroxidase has protein sequence MKTHALLITLLPSLAAADPLPAGSSVSLQPGGGNSIGRLDLTDTGNRVWTLQRSSDLTNWSDASTLKVRNSLLRIALAKQNGTPRLYYRLHYNSDSQVAANDVADALQLPATLANYANPTLPAHLLTQQIRAQNNTPFDNATTNPGATLGRVLFYDKRLSANNTVSCSSCHQPAHGFSDPARFSTGFAGGLTGRNSMGLTSNRYYLRGKYFWDERAATLEDQVLMPIQNTTEMGLTLDQLVTKVSAEPYYATLFTSAFGDPAVNSTRISKALAQFVRSIVSGNTKYDQGVPVNFTNFTAEENQGRAIFNGPAGGCSACHGSDNFVPGNNIFNNGLENPYVDKGLGSVTGLTSDEGFFKVPSLRNIELTAPYMHDGRFATLEQVVEFYNSGVVNHPNLSPQLRVPPGNPGMGNPRRLNLNPGQKAALVAFLKTLTDTSVTTDPKFSDPFRYDAP, from the coding sequence GTGAAAACCCACGCGCTTCTCATCACCCTGCTTCCTTCTCTGGCTGCCGCCGATCCCCTGCCCGCAGGTTCCTCGGTCTCACTTCAGCCCGGCGGTGGCAATTCCATCGGACGACTCGATCTCACCGATACCGGTAACCGGGTGTGGACGCTGCAACGCTCTTCCGACCTCACAAACTGGTCGGATGCCAGCACCTTGAAGGTCCGCAACAGTCTCTTGAGAATCGCTCTCGCAAAGCAAAACGGCACCCCTCGGTTATACTACCGCCTGCACTACAACTCCGATTCGCAAGTGGCCGCCAATGATGTCGCCGATGCTCTGCAACTGCCTGCCACCCTCGCCAACTATGCGAATCCCACATTGCCCGCCCATCTGCTGACCCAGCAGATCCGCGCCCAGAACAACACCCCTTTCGACAATGCCACGACCAATCCCGGGGCCACGCTCGGCCGGGTGCTGTTCTACGACAAGCGGCTCTCGGCGAACAACACCGTCTCGTGCTCGTCCTGCCATCAACCGGCCCATGGCTTCTCGGATCCCGCCCGCTTCAGCACCGGTTTCGCCGGCGGCCTGACGGGTCGGAATTCAATGGGACTGACCAGCAACCGGTATTATCTGCGCGGCAAGTACTTCTGGGACGAGCGTGCCGCCACGCTGGAGGATCAGGTGCTGATGCCGATCCAAAATACCACGGAAATGGGCCTTACGCTCGACCAACTGGTCACGAAGGTGTCTGCCGAACCCTACTACGCCACACTGTTCACCTCCGCCTTCGGAGATCCGGCTGTAAACTCGACCCGCATTTCGAAAGCACTGGCGCAGTTCGTCCGATCCATTGTCTCGGGCAATACCAAGTATGACCAGGGCGTGCCGGTGAACTTCACCAATTTCACCGCGGAGGAAAACCAAGGCCGCGCCATCTTCAATGGTCCGGCGGGAGGTTGCTCGGCCTGCCATGGCAGCGACAACTTCGTTCCCGGCAACAACATCTTCAACAATGGACTGGAGAATCCCTATGTGGACAAGGGCCTTGGCTCCGTCACCGGACTGACCAGCGATGAAGGCTTCTTCAAGGTGCCTTCGCTGCGCAACATCGAGCTCACCGCGCCCTACATGCACGATGGCCGGTTCGCCACCTTGGAGCAGGTCGTCGAGTTCTACAACTCAGGCGTGGTGAATCATCCGAATCTCTCGCCCCAACTGCGGGTGCCACCCGGCAACCCCGGCATGGGCAATCCCCGCCGACTCAATCTGAATCCCGGACAGAAAGCCGCCCTCGTCGCATTCTTGAAAACGCTGACCGACACATCGGTCACGACCGATCCGAAATTCTCGGATCCATTCCGCTACGATGCTCCGTAA
- a CDS encoding phosphodiester glycosidase family protein, with product MIRPLMATLTSWIVASHVSAVEIKEESVSHAGVRFRVVRLEHASLQLVWKDDKGTPYRTFDKVQAACGARGRKVKFIMNAGIFEPGGVPSGLYVEAGREWLPLNKRKGEGNFYLHPGGVFSWSIGSAAPSFIRMTTMDEALPPLPSKDCMAIQAGPMLLIDGKRHSAFKEGSTNRLHRNGVGIDGNGKVVFAITSPGQTVNFWDFAGLFLKLGCGRALFLDGDISQMEVNPTAPTESNMFGAMFVVAE from the coding sequence ATGATACGCCCGCTGATGGCGACCCTCACGTCATGGATCGTGGCATCGCACGTGTCCGCCGTGGAGATCAAAGAGGAATCCGTGTCCCATGCGGGGGTGCGATTCCGCGTGGTGCGGCTGGAGCATGCCTCGCTGCAACTCGTCTGGAAGGATGACAAGGGAACGCCCTACCGCACCTTCGACAAGGTGCAGGCGGCTTGCGGCGCACGCGGGAGGAAGGTGAAGTTCATCATGAACGCGGGCATCTTCGAGCCGGGCGGCGTGCCTTCCGGACTGTATGTGGAAGCAGGCCGCGAATGGCTTCCGCTGAACAAGCGGAAAGGAGAGGGGAACTTCTACCTGCACCCCGGTGGAGTATTCTCATGGTCCATAGGTTCAGCCGCGCCATCCTTCATCCGCATGACGACCATGGATGAAGCCCTGCCGCCATTGCCTTCAAAAGACTGCATGGCGATCCAAGCCGGGCCGATGCTCCTGATCGATGGCAAGCGCCATTCCGCGTTCAAGGAAGGTTCGACCAATCGCCTTCATCGCAACGGCGTGGGGATCGATGGAAACGGCAAGGTGGTTTTTGCGATCACCTCACCCGGACAGACCGTAAACTTCTGGGACTTCGCCGGACTGTTTCTGAAGCTCGGTTGCGGGCGGGCGCTGTTCCTCGATGGAGACATTTCACAGATGGAGGTGAATCCCACCGCTCCGACCGAGAGCAACATGTTCGGGGCGATGTTTGTGGTGGCCGAGTAG
- a CDS encoding HesB/IscA family protein, protein MITLTERAAAELRSMLESRGASPETGLRLAVRRGGCAGWQYEMGFGTAEAGDVTVEAHGARVIVAGDSVDRLRGCEIDFSDALSDSGFKIHNPNAARSCGCGTSFETADEPPGANAVADGEACGS, encoded by the coding sequence ATGATCACATTGACTGAACGGGCGGCCGCCGAGCTGCGTAGCATGCTGGAGAGCAGGGGCGCGTCTCCGGAAACCGGACTGCGGCTCGCCGTCCGGCGGGGAGGATGCGCGGGATGGCAGTATGAAATGGGTTTTGGAACCGCCGAAGCCGGCGATGTGACCGTTGAAGCCCATGGTGCCCGTGTGATCGTGGCTGGCGACAGCGTGGATCGCCTGCGCGGTTGCGAAATCGATTTCTCGGACGCGCTTTCCGACTCCGGATTCAAGATCCATAATCCGAATGCCGCCCGCTCCTGTGGCTGCGGAACTTCTTTCGAAACGGCGGATGAACCGCCGGGTGCCAACGCCGTGGCGGACGGTGAAGCCTGCGGATCCTGA
- a CDS encoding DnaJ family domain-containing protein has translation MHFREAPDRVAAMSMFEKIAEARIDEAIASGELRPPPEGGLLDLDSYFATPEEWRSTHAMLKGHGFVPPEVDLMKRVDFLKEALAVTADESERSRISMELQICRTAFAMAMERMRMRS, from the coding sequence GTGCATTTCAGAGAGGCTCCCGATAGGGTGGCGGCGATGTCGATGTTCGAGAAAATCGCCGAGGCGCGGATCGATGAGGCGATCGCATCCGGAGAACTCCGTCCACCGCCCGAAGGGGGGCTTCTTGATCTCGATTCCTATTTCGCGACACCGGAGGAATGGCGCTCGACCCACGCGATGCTCAAGGGGCATGGCTTCGTTCCTCCCGAGGTGGACCTCATGAAGCGGGTGGACTTCCTCAAGGAAGCGCTCGCCGTCACGGCTGATGAGTCGGAGCGGAGCCGGATCTCAATGGAGCTTCAAATCTGCCGGACGGCCTTCGCCATGGCGATGGAGCGCATGCGGATGAGGTCTTAG
- a CDS encoding metal ABC transporter permease: MEILSNPFFQRALAAAAFIGFANGWFSGFVILRRSALSVSALSHTMLPGIALAILVTGALTQWNAFAGALFAALLVGLGSVAVARGNRIEQGTALAVLYTASFAAGVAILPLLKTRRQLEDWLFGNILAVGNNDLAISFVSGALVLLTTSLLMRPILLTLFEPHVAAAQGVPVRFIHYFLSGLLVLSLVSSLQAVGCVLSVGLLVAPAATVSLMTDRTSALFWGGGLIGAVGSAAAVMISAKWGISPGPAIVMLLGLLFVAAYLFSPRYGLVFRKRH, encoded by the coding sequence GTGGAAATCCTTTCCAATCCCTTCTTCCAGCGCGCCTTGGCCGCGGCGGCCTTCATCGGCTTCGCCAACGGCTGGTTCAGCGGTTTCGTGATCCTGCGCCGCAGCGCGCTGTCCGTGAGCGCGCTTTCGCATACGATGTTGCCCGGCATCGCGCTGGCGATTCTCGTCACTGGCGCGCTGACGCAGTGGAATGCCTTCGCAGGCGCGCTCTTCGCAGCGCTGCTCGTCGGTCTCGGATCGGTGGCGGTGGCGCGCGGCAACCGCATCGAGCAAGGTACGGCACTCGCCGTACTTTACACCGCCTCCTTCGCCGCCGGGGTCGCCATCCTGCCGTTGCTCAAGACCCGCCGCCAGCTTGAGGACTGGTTGTTTGGAAACATCCTCGCGGTGGGCAACAACGACCTCGCGATCTCCTTCGTCTCCGGCGCGCTGGTCCTGCTCACGACCAGCCTGCTGATGCGTCCCATCCTGCTGACCTTGTTCGAGCCGCATGTGGCTGCGGCGCAGGGGGTGCCGGTGCGCTTCATCCACTACTTCCTTTCAGGCCTGCTGGTGCTGTCCCTCGTATCCTCGCTCCAGGCGGTCGGCTGCGTGCTTTCCGTGGGCCTGCTGGTGGCTCCCGCCGCGACGGTATCGCTGATGACGGATCGCACCTCCGCGCTCTTCTGGGGCGGCGGATTGATCGGCGCGGTGGGGTCGGCCGCGGCAGTGATGATTTCCGCGAAGTGGGGGATCTCGCCCGGACCGGCGATCGTGATGTTGCTGGGGCTGCTCTTCGTAGCCGCCTATCTCTTCAGCCCGCGTTACGGATTGGTGTTTCGTAAACGGCATTGA
- a CDS encoding metal ABC transporter ATP-binding protein has protein sequence MNESHHDCCAHHAEHHELAVKDLTVHYRRVLALDRISFATSCGNRVALIGPNGAGKSTLLKAIAGLVPRSSGTIRWRGTEVRKWSREFAYLPQREDVDWSFPITVRGLVEMGRFSQTGWWRKFSAADHEAVDHALESLALTELQHRQIRELSGGQQQRAFLARAIAQEAHVLLLDEPFTGLDRNASRLLAELLGKLSHEGRLIIASHHDIDSAYKLFDEVLVLNTRELAFGPVTETLTVDLVTRTFAGQKAAV, from the coding sequence ATGAACGAATCCCATCACGATTGCTGCGCGCATCACGCCGAGCACCATGAGCTGGCAGTCAAGGATCTGACCGTCCACTACCGGCGCGTGTTGGCGCTGGATCGCATTTCCTTCGCGACCTCCTGTGGCAACCGCGTGGCGCTGATCGGCCCGAACGGAGCAGGGAAGAGCACTCTGCTGAAGGCCATCGCCGGGCTGGTGCCACGGAGCTCCGGGACGATCCGCTGGCGTGGAACCGAAGTCCGGAAGTGGTCGCGCGAGTTCGCTTATCTCCCGCAGCGTGAGGACGTCGATTGGTCGTTTCCGATCACCGTGCGCGGACTCGTTGAAATGGGCCGTTTTTCCCAAACCGGCTGGTGGCGGAAATTCAGCGCGGCGGACCATGAGGCGGTGGATCATGCGTTGGAATCTCTCGCGCTCACCGAGCTCCAGCATCGCCAGATCCGCGAGCTATCGGGCGGCCAGCAACAGCGTGCGTTCCTTGCCCGGGCCATTGCCCAGGAAGCCCACGTGCTGCTGCTTGATGAACCGTTCACGGGCCTCGATCGCAATGCCTCGCGGCTGCTGGCCGAACTGCTCGGCAAGCTCTCGCATGAGGGACGCCTGATCATCGCCTCCCATCACGACATCGACAGCGCCTACAAGCTCTTCGATGAAGTGCTGGTCCTCAACACGCGCGAGCTGGCCTTCGGCCCCGTGACCGAAACCCTCACCGTGGACCTTGTCACCCGCACCTTCGCGGGTCAGAAGGCCGCCGTCTGA
- a CDS encoding AP2 domain-containing protein: MEPSRDSRGIVRLDQPKTGTYGWQVRLQRGGVKFARYFADRAAGGPQAAFELACAWRDELLERFAREIAQARVCRTSARNSSGVVGVSRIAIQVPSGAVYFFWQASWSPSPGTRHSIRFSVKRHGEKQAFRLAVEARRDATGL; encoded by the coding sequence ATGGAACCCTCGCGCGATAGCCGCGGCATCGTCCGCCTCGATCAGCCGAAAACCGGCACCTACGGGTGGCAGGTGCGGCTTCAGCGGGGCGGTGTGAAGTTCGCGCGTTACTTCGCGGATCGTGCGGCAGGAGGTCCACAGGCTGCTTTTGAACTGGCCTGTGCATGGCGGGACGAGCTGTTGGAGAGATTCGCGCGTGAGATCGCGCAGGCCCGGGTGTGCCGCACTTCCGCCCGCAACTCGTCCGGAGTGGTGGGCGTCTCGCGCATTGCGATCCAGGTTCCCAGCGGTGCGGTGTATTTTTTCTGGCAGGCATCCTGGAGCCCTTCCCCCGGCACCCGGCACAGCATCCGCTTCTCGGTGAAGCGACATGGAGAGAAACAGGCTTTCCGGCTCGCGGTGGAGGCCCGCCGTGACGCGACGGGTTTGTGA
- a CDS encoding sulfatase-like hydrolase/transferase encodes MLSVRRLVAIANAALLMLAAADEPRPNVVILTGDFGSKENARLLEPLRASGTSFRNCFGSSQSPKTLASWLTGCHELRAGIVDTVGGRNFIRPAVPLVSDAFKAAGWQTAFFGTWPFGEAIPFRPEDRGFQEVLVDADGRSGDYWGNNPDHPWLRDLKGWSQRDGKRAAVLETETRRWIETRVAAKERFFLMLNLPKGSEGSAKALLEDLDRSGVGANTLVIALGTIARESKETPDALAPLVFRWPGHVAAGRVVETPVAVFDGMPTAAALCGVSLFRDWKGDGIDISGLGKEPRTEPVERSFFFHPGGWPADQVVDRYKSDGYAVRSGKWRLSGLDLLDVSLPPEHRENVFETQPDIAMRMMTDYGIWWQSIRPAFTAPARIIVGDERQPVTPVTWGDWWPSRESTTALGPVRYPDQASLRGLLRELADPARSSSLPSVSGVWKVHANRTGHYKVSVSKLPPGADPAERESLGKLHGGMAHARAGKYEVKTPLLEGATALSLGVDLNEGDADLEVWFEGQGAKDAIFGAFFATIERMGERKMPDPDWKPQTKENGGEK; translated from the coding sequence ATGCTCTCCGTCCGCCGCTTGGTCGCAATCGCAAATGCCGCGCTTCTAATGCTTGCGGCTGCGGATGAGCCGCGTCCGAATGTCGTGATTTTGACCGGTGATTTCGGCTCGAAGGAGAATGCCAGGCTTCTCGAACCTCTCCGCGCATCCGGCACCAGTTTCCGCAACTGCTTCGGGTCGAGCCAGTCGCCCAAAACCCTGGCCTCATGGCTGACCGGCTGCCATGAGCTCCGGGCTGGAATCGTGGACACGGTTGGCGGGCGGAATTTCATTCGTCCGGCAGTGCCGCTCGTCTCGGATGCCTTCAAGGCGGCGGGGTGGCAGACGGCGTTTTTTGGCACGTGGCCTTTCGGGGAAGCAATTCCCTTCCGGCCGGAAGACCGTGGGTTTCAGGAGGTGCTGGTGGATGCGGACGGACGCTCCGGGGACTACTGGGGCAACAACCCCGATCATCCATGGCTCCGTGATCTCAAGGGTTGGAGCCAGCGGGATGGCAAGCGTGCTGCCGTCCTTGAAACAGAGACGCGGAGGTGGATCGAAACCCGGGTGGCAGCCAAGGAGCGCTTTTTCCTGATGCTCAATCTGCCAAAGGGCAGCGAAGGGAGCGCGAAGGCCCTGTTGGAAGATTTGGATCGCTCCGGAGTCGGCGCGAACACCCTGGTGATCGCACTCGGCACGATTGCCCGTGAATCCAAGGAGACACCGGATGCTCTGGCGCCTTTGGTCTTCCGCTGGCCGGGGCATGTGGCCGCAGGGCGGGTGGTGGAGACTCCGGTGGCGGTCTTCGACGGGATGCCAACTGCGGCGGCCTTGTGCGGAGTATCATTGTTCCGGGATTGGAAAGGAGATGGCATCGACATTTCCGGCCTTGGCAAGGAGCCACGGACCGAGCCGGTGGAACGATCTTTCTTTTTCCATCCGGGAGGCTGGCCTGCCGATCAGGTCGTGGACCGCTACAAGTCCGATGGCTATGCGGTTCGTTCCGGCAAGTGGCGGCTTTCCGGCCTCGATTTGCTCGATGTCTCTCTGCCTCCCGAACACCGGGAAAACGTCTTTGAAACCCAGCCGGACATCGCGATGCGGATGATGACCGACTACGGCATCTGGTGGCAGTCGATCCGTCCGGCGTTTACGGCACCTGCCCGTATCATCGTCGGCGATGAACGCCAGCCTGTTACTCCCGTCACCTGGGGTGACTGGTGGCCCAGCCGGGAATCTACGACCGCGCTGGGTCCGGTCCGCTATCCGGATCAGGCATCGCTGCGTGGCTTGCTCCGTGAATTGGCGGATCCTGCCCGATCTTCATCGCTGCCTTCCGTTTCGGGAGTTTGGAAGGTCCACGCCAACCGCACCGGGCACTACAAGGTTTCGGTTTCGAAATTGCCTCCGGGTGCCGATCCGGCGGAGCGGGAAAGCCTGGGCAAGCTTCATGGGGGCATGGCCCATGCCCGGGCAGGCAAATACGAGGTGAAGACGCCGCTGCTGGAAGGTGCCACCGCGCTTTCCCTCGGGGTCGATCTGAACGAAGGGGATGCCGACCTGGAGGTTTGGTTCGAGGGGCAGGGGGCCAAGGATGCCATCTTCGGTGCCTTCTTCGCCACCATCGAACGAATGGGGGAGCGCAAAATGCCCGATCCAGATTGGAAGCCTCAAACGAAGGAAAACGGTGGAGAGAAGTGA